The Streptomyces tendae genome has a window encoding:
- a CDS encoding DUF1048 domain-containing protein, protein MNFWEKVTGSDLTRDWKAFGARVEALPDDYREAWDQIVAHLLPYGDFTGRNLTPILDSALGLLEVSAADGQSVHEVLGDDIQGFCTALAGGAEARTHRDRWREQLNRNVARKLSRLGG, encoded by the coding sequence ATGAACTTCTGGGAGAAGGTCACAGGCAGCGATCTCACCAGGGATTGGAAGGCGTTCGGAGCCCGGGTCGAGGCCCTGCCGGACGACTACCGGGAGGCGTGGGATCAGATCGTCGCTCACCTCCTCCCCTACGGGGACTTCACCGGCCGCAACCTGACACCGATCCTCGACTCCGCCCTTGGGCTGCTCGAAGTGTCGGCAGCGGACGGGCAGAGCGTCCACGAGGTGCTCGGCGACGACATCCAGGGCTTCTGCACGGCGCTGGCCGGCGGAGCTGAGGCCCGGACTCATCGCGACCGGTGGCGCGAGCAGTTGAACAGGAACGTCGCACGGAAATTGAGCCGGCTGGGAGGCTGA
- a CDS encoding PadR family transcriptional regulator encodes MDDLTEMLKGTLEGCVLEIVGSEETYGYAITRRLNELGFADVVEGTVYTILLRLERNGLVQVTKRPSGVGPPRKFYALNDAGREELAKFWAKWQYLSSRINKLREGER; translated from the coding sequence ATGGATGACCTGACGGAGATGTTGAAGGGCACGCTCGAAGGGTGCGTGCTCGAAATCGTCGGCAGTGAGGAAACGTACGGGTACGCCATCACTCGCCGGCTGAATGAACTCGGCTTCGCCGACGTCGTCGAGGGGACGGTGTACACGATCTTGCTGCGGCTGGAGAGGAACGGGCTCGTCCAAGTGACGAAACGACCATCCGGGGTCGGTCCGCCGCGCAAGTTCTACGCGCTCAACGACGCTGGGCGCGAGGAACTCGCAAAGTTCTGGGCGAAATGGCAGTACCTCTCATCACGGATCAACAAGCTCAGGGAGGGCGAGAGATGA
- a CDS encoding MarR family winged helix-turn-helix transcriptional regulator produces MAAHASSRDAAPRASDRPGDASPFALGLLLRRAHWRAAGVMSEALRPLGIELRHFAVLIVLVDRGPTVQRDLAAETGTDKAGIMRVVDDLERRNLAVRKPVPGDRRARAVEITPEGLELFDAAHVAAAPLAEGLVADLGPDDTEQLMRLLTRLAHPGGREV; encoded by the coding sequence ATGGCCGCTCATGCTTCCTCCCGAGACGCCGCGCCGCGCGCGAGCGACCGCCCCGGAGACGCCTCGCCGTTCGCCCTGGGGCTGCTGCTGCGCCGCGCGCATTGGCGCGCGGCGGGGGTGATGTCGGAGGCGCTGCGGCCGCTCGGGATCGAGTTGCGGCACTTCGCGGTACTGATCGTGCTCGTCGATCGCGGCCCCACGGTGCAGCGCGACCTGGCGGCCGAGACGGGGACGGACAAGGCGGGGATCATGCGGGTCGTCGACGACCTGGAGCGCAGGAACCTCGCCGTGCGCAAGCCCGTCCCCGGGGACCGCCGGGCGCGGGCCGTGGAGATCACTCCGGAGGGACTGGAGCTCTTCGACGCGGCCCACGTCGCGGCGGCGCCTCTGGCCGAAGGACTGGTCGCCGACCTGGGCCCCGACGACACCGAACAGCTGATGCGTCTGCTGACCCGCCTCGCGCACCCGGGCGGCCGCGAGGTCTAG
- a CDS encoding DUF1048 domain-containing protein, translated as MSIQDIIEGKKQWRAHVARVKALPPDYQIVYTEMQKYLFKVGPVSLSDGSLLPGIVDFFEEGVAAGKGVLELIGTDVAAFCDDLIKDSPTYADAYQESIGGEPGAAGK; from the coding sequence GTGAGCATCCAGGACATCATCGAAGGCAAGAAACAGTGGCGGGCGCACGTGGCCCGGGTCAAGGCACTCCCGCCGGACTACCAGATCGTCTACACGGAGATGCAGAAGTACCTGTTCAAGGTCGGACCGGTCAGCCTGTCCGACGGCTCTCTCCTCCCCGGAATCGTCGACTTCTTCGAAGAGGGCGTCGCCGCGGGCAAGGGAGTCTTGGAACTCATCGGCACCGACGTCGCCGCGTTCTGCGACGACCTGATCAAGGACTCTCCCACCTACGCGGATGCCTACCAGGAATCCATTGGCGGGGAACCCGGCGCGGCCGGGAAGTGA